In a genomic window of Lonchura striata isolate bLonStr1 chromosome 4, bLonStr1.mat, whole genome shotgun sequence:
- the HPSE gene encoding heparanase — protein sequence MGGSKMLSELFQRVRKAALTPARFFPARSGALQPRPALLGGGTGGGGAAGREWRMLLPLLPLLPLLLPALAEGHRAAVLRMGLRGSPRGEVSSAFLSLTLDASLARDPRYVALLSNSKLRTLAMALSPGFLRFGGTETDFLIFDPHKDSTSEEKVLWEFQAQQEACGSRPAFAAVEKVLLAQWPSQEKLILAEKNWKKHKNTTITKNTLDILYSFANCSGFHLIFGLNALLRKGGLQWDSSNAQALLDYCASQRYNISWELGNEPNSFRKKSGIRIDGFQLGQDFIQLRQLLNNYALYQHARLYGPDVGQPRKHTQRLLRSFLKSGGKVIDSVTWHHYYVNGQSATRGDFLSPEVLDTFATATYEVLEIVGQTVPDKKVWLGETSSAYGGGAPRLSNTYVAGFMWLDKLGLSAKLGIDVVMRQVFFGAGTYHLVDANFEPLPDYWLSLLYKKLVGTKVLQVGLSGANKRKLRVYLHCTSSLNPKYREGDVTLFALNLYNVTQHLELPDYLSSKHVDQYLLLPHGKENILSRSIELNGRVLRMLDDETLPELMEKPLGPGRLLGLPAFSYGFYVIKNAKAIACI from the exons ATGGGAGGCTCGAAGATGCTGTCGGAGCTCTTCCAGAGGGTGAGGAAGGCTGCGCTCACGCCAGCGCGGTTCTTCCCAGCGAGGAGcggagctctgcagccccggcccGCCCTCCTCGGGGGTGGgaccggcggcggcggcgcggcgggccgGGAGTGGAGGATGCTGCTGCCGCTCCTGCCGCTCCTGCCGCTCCTGCTGCCGGCGCTGGCCGAGGGGCACCGCGCGGCAGTGCTGCGGATGGGGCTCCGGGGCAGCCCCCGAGGGGAGGTGAGCTCGGCTTTCCTCTCCCTCACCCTGGATGCCAGCCTCGCCCGGGACCCGCGCTATGTCGCCTTGCTCAG CAATTCCAAGCTGCGTACCCTGGCAATGGCCCTGTCCCCAGGTTTCCTGAGGTTTGGTGGCACTGAGACAGACTTTCTTATCTTTGATCCCCACAAGGATTcaacttcagaagaaaaagtcCTCTGGGAatttcaggcacagcaag AGGCTTGTGGCTCGAGGCCTGCATTTGCTGCTGTTGAGAAGGTACTGCTGGCCCAATGGCCTAGCCAGGAGAAGCTGATTCTTGCTgaaaagaactggaaaaagcacaaaaacaCCACCATTACAA AAAATACACTGGATATTCTCTACAGCTTTGCAAACTGCTCGGGGTTTCACCTGATCTTTGGACTCAATGCCTTGCTGCGGAAAGGTGGCTTGCAGTGGGACAGCTCAAatgcccaggcactgctggacTACTGTGCTTCCCAGAGGTACAACATCTCCTGGGAGCTTGGGAATG AGCCCAACAGCTTCAGGAAGAAATCTGGCATCCGCATTGATGGCTTCCAGCTGGGGCAAGATTTCATTCAGTTACGCCAACTGCTGAATAACTATGCCCTCTACCAGCACGCCAGGCTGTATGGCCCCGATGTTGGGCAGCCCCGAAAGCACACACAGAGACTGCTGAGAAG CTTCCTGAAATCGGGAGGGAAGGTGATTGACTCTGTCACATGGCACCA TTACTATGTGAATGGACAGAGTGCAACTAGGGGAGATTTCTTGAGCCCTGAAGTGCTGGATACCTTTGCCACAGCCACATATGAAGTCCTCGAG ATTGTTGGTCAGACAGTGCCAGACAAGAAGGTGTGGCTGGGAGAGACGAGCTCTGCCTATGGAGGAGGAGCTCCCAGATTGTCTAACACTTATGTTGCTGGCTTTAT GTGGTTGGACAAACTCGGGCTTTCAGCCAAGTTGGGGATTGATGTAGTTATGAGGCAGGTTTTCTTCGGGGCAGGGACCTATCACCTGGTGGATGCCAACTTTGAGCCTTTGCCG GACTACTGGCTCTCGCTGCTCTACAAGAAGCTGGTGGGTACCAAGGTGCTGCAGGTTGGCCTGTCAGGAGCCAACAAGAGGAAGCTCCGTGTCTACCTCCACTGCACAAGCAGCCTCAA CCCAAAGTACAGAGAAGGGGATGTGACACTGTTTGCCTTAAACCTCTACAACGTCACCCAACATTTGGAGCTACCAGATTACCTATCGAGCAAGCACGTGGATCAATACCTCTTACTGCCTCATGGCAAAGAGAATATTCTTTCCAG gTCTATTGAGCTGAACGGCCGTGTGCTACGGATGCTGGATGATGAAACACTGCCAGAACTTATGGAAAAGCCCCTTGGTCCTGGCAGACTGCTTGGCCTTCCAGCCTTCTCCTACGGCTTTTATGTTATCAAAAATGCCAAAGCTATTGCTTGCATTTAA
- the COQ2 gene encoding 4-hydroxybenzoate polyprenyltransferase, mitochondrial — translation MAAALLARLCWGGPGLRGPFGLRATRPPLAAAPPPLLRRPAAPPGPRCFSAAELVRAAPAALQPYLRLMRLHQPAGTWLLYLPCTWSIGLAAAPGCLPDWRMLSLFGVGAVLMRGAGCTINDMWDRDYDRQVARTASRPLAAGDISTFQSLVFLGGQLSLALCVLLCLNYYSIILGASSLLLVITYPLMKRVTYWPQLVLGFTFNWGALLGWSAIKGSCEWSVCLPLYFAGVMWTLVYDTIYAHQDKRDDIMIGVKSTALQFKEDTKLWLSGFSLAMLLSLCVAGMNCNQTFPYYSAVAAVGAHLAHQIYTLDIDKPEDCWKKFASNRTVGILLFIGIVLGNLWK, via the exons ATGGCGGCGGCGCTGCTGGCGCGGCTGTGCTGGGGCGGCCCCGGCCTCCGGGGCCCATTCGGGCTCCGCGCCACCCGCCCGCCCctcgccgccgccccgccgccgctgctccgccgccccgccgcgcccccggGGCCGCGCTGCTTCTCGGCGGCCGAGCTGGTGCGCGCCGCGCCGGCCGCGCTGCAGCCCTACCTGCGGCTGATGCGGCTGCACCAGCCCGCCG GGACATGGCTGCTGTACCTGCCGTGTACCTGGAGCATCGGGCTGGCGGCCGCGCCCGGCTGCCTGCCGGACTGGCGCATGCTGTCCCTGTTCGGCGTGGGAGCCGTGCTCATGCGAGGGGCCGGCTGCACCATCAATGACATGTGGGACCGCGACTATGACAGACAG gTTGCAAGGACAGCAAGCAGACCCCTGGCAGCTGGAGATATCTCCACTTTCCAGTCCTTGGTTTTTCTCGGGGgacagctcagcctggcacTCTGTGTGCTTCTGTGTCTGAATTACTACAG TATCATTCTGGGAGCATCCTCTTTATTGCTTGTGATCACCTACCCTCTGATGAAGAGAGTAACATACTGGCCACAGCTAGTTTTGG GATTTACATTTAATTGGGGAGCCCTTCTTGGCTGGTCTGCCATCAAAGGGTCATGTGAGTGGTCTGTGTGTTTGCCCTTGTACTTTGCTGGAGTCATGTGGACACTGGTGTACGACACCATTTATGCTCATCAG GATAAGAGGGACGACATCATGATTGGTGTGAAGTCAACTGCATTGCAGTTCAAGGAAGACACAAAGCTGTGGCTCAGTGGCTTCAGCCTGGCCATGCTCCTGAGTTTGTGCGTGGCAGGGATGAATTGCAACCAAACCTTCCCGTATTACTCGGCTGTGGCTGCCGTAGGGGCTCACCTGGCACACCAG ATTTACACTTTGGACATAGACAAGCCCGAAGATTGTTGGAAAAAATTTGCTTCAAATCGTACTGTAGGAATTCTGCTCTTCATAGGGATTGTGCTTGGAAATCTGTGGAAATGA